From the Candidatus Melainabacteria bacterium genome, the window TTAGCACAGCAGAATGCTCGCTCCGAGCAAGACTTCTTGAGATTACTGTCCAAGGTTATTGTGGTTTTTAGCTTCCTCAGCGCAGCAGGACTTTCTGCCTTCGTTTTGATGAATTTTGTCCGACAGATCATTCTGCGCTTGCGCGTACTGAATACGAATGCCGCAGGTCTCTCACAACTGAAAAAATCAACTACTCACCTGGACGGTGACGATGAACTAACTTACCTCGATAAGGTGTTTCAAGAAACAGAACAAGAGTTAGCGGAAGCAGCGGAGCAGCACAAATCAATTATGCAGATGGTGGCGCACGACATGCGATCACCGATTATGGCAATGCAAATTTACATCGAAGTATTTCAAGACATGGCGCAGGAATTGCTTCAAGAAGCAGCAGCGCAGTGGTGCGACAGCATCAAAACCGGATCGAATCGCGTACTTGCGTTCGTCACCGACTTGCTAACGTTAGAGCGACTGGAGTCAGGTGGCGTTACGCTGCAACCGGTCGAGATTTCATTGAAAGAGCTGGTCGACGAATGCGCAAATGCTTCACTACCAGACAAAAATACCAAACAGATAGTCATCGAGAATCAATGCCACCTCGACTCAATTTCTGCCGACAGGGAGAAAGTCAAGCAAGTAATCGCCTCTTACCTCGCTATCGCGGTTCGATGCGCATCCCCGCAATCGGTAGTAGTGGTCGAAACCGAGCGAACATTTGACACAGTCAAGTTGAGCGTAACTGAAAATAGTGGCTCCTGGACCAACTCAACAAACAAGACATTCGGCAGATTTCAGTTACCACAAGATCGAGATGAGAACTCAGAGTTCAGACTTTCACTGGCAACAGCGAAGCTGCTGATTGAAGCACATGGTGGCGAAGTTGGTGCCCTAACCGCTCCAGGCGTAGGCAGTAAATTTTGGTTCTCACTGCCGATAAGAAGACTAGCCGCGCCTGAACCAATGGAAACCACTGCAAGCAACAAAGTATCTTTGAGAGAGTTTTTCAAACCAGGCTTAGCCAGGCATTCTGTAATAATTGCTCTATTTCCGCTGTTGCTGCAGGCGGCCTGGTTACTATGGATTAACAGACAGCTCGACGAATCGGAACGCCTGCAACGCATCGAACAGCGCCAGTCAGACCTGGTTGCACTAACAAACAACATTGTAATGTCAGTGTTTAGAGCTAATAGTGGCATGGCAGGCTTTCTTGTTCAGAAGGACCCAATATCGAGAGATTTGGCGACGAGAAACTTCAAACTGCTGGATGAACAACTCACACAGCTAAATCAACTAATGCCTGATGATGGCAGCCAAAATAAAACTTGGGACGATCTGAGAGTATTTGTGCAGGACGAGCTGACCCAAATGGAGAGAACCCTTTCACAGGAAGAAGACGACAGTAATACCGGACTTACCGAAATGGGTAACTTACTCAATCGAGTCGGTGATTTATTCGCCGAAGTTCCGGCACTGATGGCTGACGACTTGAAAAAACTGGCAGTAATTCAAGCAAAACAAGAAGAATTCAGATTACAGGTACAAAATCTGATCGTCCTCACCATTCCCTTTAACATTGCCCTTTCACTTGGACTGCTCTGGCTATTCAACCGCAACATCACTAGCCGCTTGTACGTTGTCGTAAATAATGCTCGCAAACTGCCTGGTCGCGAACCGCTAGATGCAGCACTGAAAGGCGATGATGATATCGCTAACCTCGATATATTGCTGCACAATGCGGCTGAAGAATTGGCACGATCGGATGAGCAACGACGTGGAATGATGGACATTGTGGCGCATGATATTCGCTCGCCTCTTGTTGCCGTTGAAACTTCACTGTCGCTCTTAGAGCGCGGTGTTCCAGCTGAT encodes:
- a CDS encoding HAMP domain-containing histidine kinase; its protein translation is MKTLDAVQAEPTLTSEKPKRPYTPSILRKGLVLVLVPSILGSALMLLLNGIWYSTSKLTFESQKKSQIVFKLNNAFSGLIDYVFDLMTYSFKPTERIKERQIEVRKVLANELKELKEAEQLDQKKYAEIKSIEKELLEIVDEADKLASDLANKPPQKSVSQPITKISEYQDKEGNIRHVGPKEFDNYASSVQKGNIHIRLYPRERSPESNEFGLVITFPDGKKSVSTKNGKLGYVEYPTGITQYFGPMDGDNYRYEKRKDGVIVKTFTDGSFEYDYPNGAKKYTTRNGDLASPKPRSVRNTVALGDWEPPVNSNYKDNRDRFANIASLVSHGQQLADSVESVIKSERLAQQNARSEQDFLRLLSKVIVVFSFLSAAGLSAFVLMNFVRQIILRLRVLNTNAAGLSQLKKSTTHLDGDDELTYLDKVFQETEQELAEAAEQHKSIMQMVAHDMRSPIMAMQIYIEVFQDMAQELLQEAAAQWCDSIKTGSNRVLAFVTDLLTLERLESGGVTLQPVEISLKELVDECANASLPDKNTKQIVIENQCHLDSISADREKVKQVIASYLAIAVRCASPQSVVVVETERTFDTVKLSVTENSGSWTNSTNKTFGRFQLPQDRDENSEFRLSLATAKLLIEAHGGEVGALTAPGVGSKFWFSLPIRRLAAPEPMETTASNKVSLREFFKPGLARHSVIIALFPLLLQAAWLLWINRQLDESERLQRIEQRQSDLVALTNNIVMSVFRANSGMAGFLVQKDPISRDLATRNFKLLDEQLTQLNQLMPDDGSQNKTWDDLRVFVQDELTQMERTLSQEEDDSNTGLTEMGNLLNRVGDLFAEVPALMADDLKKLAVIQAKQEEFRLQVQNLIVLTIPFNIALSLGLLWLFNRNITSRLYVVVNNARKLPGREPLDAALKGDDDIANLDILLHNAAEELARSDEQRRGMMDIVAHDIRSPLVAVETSLSLLERGVPADLDEKAADCLKSVRNNVNRVLTLADDLLTIDSLKDNSIEIRVRRCEMGQIAKDAADSIRSLAQAKKIDIKIDCPDMTIYLDDQRMMQVLINLLTNAIKFSDNNTKITIGARKQKNGLQLFIEDEGKGMDAETASKVFEKYVTGKQKEKAFGLGLAICKLIVTAHEGTITVDSQIGRGSTFFITLPHALDPSACRSTNESLV